The Kosakonia sacchari SP1 genome includes a window with the following:
- the kdsD gene encoding arabinose-5-phosphate isomerase KdsD: MSQIDLQPGFDFQQAGKDVLEIEREGLAELDQYINADFTQACEKMFYCAGKVVVMGMGKSGHIGRKMAATFASTGTPSFFVHPGEAAHGDLGMVSPQDVVIALSNSGESNEILALIPVLKRLKVSLICMTSRPESSMARAADIHLCVKVPKEACPLGLAPTSSTTAALVMGDALAVALLKARGFTAEDFALSHPGGALGRKLLLRVNDIMHTGDEIPHVSKNASLRDALLEITRKNLGMTVICDDLMKIEGIFTDGDLRRVFDMGGDVRSMGIADVMTPGGVRVRPNTLAVDALNLMQSRHITSVLVADGDQLLGVLHMHDLLRAGVV, encoded by the coding sequence ATGTCGCAAATAGATTTGCAGCCGGGTTTTGACTTTCAACAAGCAGGTAAAGACGTCCTGGAAATTGAACGTGAAGGCCTCGCAGAGCTGGATCAATACATCAACGCCGACTTCACGCAGGCGTGCGAAAAAATGTTCTATTGCGCCGGGAAAGTGGTGGTGATGGGAATGGGCAAGTCCGGCCATATCGGTAGAAAAATGGCGGCCACATTTGCCAGCACCGGAACCCCCTCTTTCTTTGTGCATCCGGGTGAAGCGGCCCATGGTGATCTGGGAATGGTCAGCCCGCAAGATGTGGTCATTGCGCTGTCAAATTCAGGGGAGTCGAACGAGATCCTCGCGCTGATCCCGGTGCTGAAGCGATTAAAAGTTTCGTTGATTTGCATGACCAGCCGACCAGAAAGCAGCATGGCGCGCGCCGCCGATATTCATTTATGCGTTAAGGTGCCGAAAGAAGCCTGTCCGCTGGGTCTGGCGCCAACGTCCAGCACTACGGCGGCGCTGGTAATGGGCGATGCGCTGGCTGTCGCGTTGCTGAAAGCGCGCGGTTTTACGGCGGAAGATTTCGCCTTATCGCATCCCGGCGGCGCACTGGGCCGCAAACTGTTGCTGCGCGTCAATGACATCATGCATACCGGTGACGAAATCCCCCATGTCAGCAAAAACGCCAGCCTGCGTGATGCACTGCTTGAAATCACGCGCAAAAACCTGGGCATGACGGTTATCTGCGATGATTTGATGAAAATTGAAGGAATCTTTACCGACGGCGACTTACGCCGCGTGTTCGATATGGGCGGTGATGTCCGCAGCATGGGCATTGCCGACGTCATGACGCCCGGCGGTGTTCGGGTACGTCCCAACACACTGGCAGTGGATGCGCTGAATCTGATGCAATCCCGGCACATTACCTCCGTGTTGGTGGCCGATGGCGACCAGTTGCTGGGTGTGTTACATATGCACGATTTACTGCGCGCAGGCGTAGTGTAA
- the mlaF gene encoding phospholipid ABC transporter ATP-binding protein MlaF, whose amino-acid sequence MSQTVANLVDVRGVSFSRGSRPIFDNISLTVPRGKITAIMGPSGIGKTTLLRLIGGQIPPDSGEILFDGENVPEMTRSRLFTVRKRMSMLFQSGALFTDMNVFDNVAYPLREHTLLPEPLLRSTVMMKLEAVGLRGAADLMPSELSGGMARRAALARAIALEPDLIMFDEPFVGQDPITMGVLVKLISELNSALGVTCIVVSHDVPEVLSIADYAYIVADRKIVAHGSAQGLQENSDPRVRQFLDGIADGPVPFRYPAGDYQTDLLETGS is encoded by the coding sequence ATGAGCCAGACTGTGGCGAATTTGGTCGATGTTCGTGGCGTCAGCTTCTCCCGCGGCAGCCGCCCAATCTTTGACAATATTTCACTGACGGTACCTCGCGGTAAGATCACCGCCATTATGGGACCTTCAGGGATCGGCAAAACGACGCTCCTGCGTCTGATCGGTGGACAAATCCCGCCTGATAGCGGTGAGATTTTATTCGATGGCGAAAACGTGCCAGAGATGACCCGTTCGCGTCTGTTCACCGTGCGCAAAAGAATGAGCATGCTGTTTCAGTCTGGCGCGTTGTTTACCGATATGAACGTTTTTGACAATGTTGCCTATCCTTTGCGTGAGCACACTTTGCTGCCCGAGCCGTTACTGCGAAGCACGGTGATGATGAAGCTGGAAGCAGTAGGGCTGCGCGGTGCGGCGGACTTAATGCCATCTGAACTCTCAGGCGGTATGGCGCGACGCGCCGCGCTGGCAAGAGCCATTGCACTGGAGCCGGATCTGATCATGTTTGATGAACCCTTTGTTGGTCAGGATCCCATCACAATGGGCGTGCTGGTGAAGTTGATCTCTGAGCTGAATAGCGCGCTGGGCGTCACCTGTATCGTTGTTTCCCACGATGTTCCTGAAGTGCTGAGTATTGCTGATTACGCCTATATTGTGGCTGACAGGAAAATTGTCGCCCACGGTAGTGCGCAAGGGCTGCAAGAGAACAGCGATCCGCGCGTGCGTCAATTCCTGGATGGCATTGCCGATGGCCCGGTTCCGTTCCGCTACCCGGCGGGTGATTATCAGACCGATTTATTAGAAACAGGGAGTTAA
- the mlaB gene encoding lipid asymmetry maintenance protein MlaB → MTASLRWSRDGDCLKLLGELDQDLLNPLWDARVEAMNGVTCIDLHGVSRVDTAGVALLVHLVAQGKKQGNNVVLAGVSENVSTLAALYNLPQDVLPH, encoded by the coding sequence ATGACAGCCAGTCTACGCTGGTCGCGCGATGGAGACTGCCTGAAACTGTTGGGTGAACTGGATCAGGATCTCTTAAACCCGCTGTGGGATGCGCGCGTGGAGGCGATGAACGGGGTGACCTGCATCGATTTACATGGCGTGTCACGCGTGGATACCGCAGGCGTCGCGCTGCTGGTACATCTGGTGGCACAGGGCAAAAAGCAGGGAAATAATGTTGTGCTTGCTGGGGTGAGTGAGAATGTCTCCACCCTCGCCGCGCTCTATAATTTGCCGCAGGATGTATTGCCTCACTAA
- the mlaC gene encoding phospholipid-binding protein MlaC produces MFKRLLMVALLVVAPLGTAMAADQANPYAAMKDAAQKTFDRLKNEQPKIRANPDYLRDVVDQELLPYVQVKYAGALVLGRYYKEATPAQREAYFAAFREYLKQAYGQALAMYHGQTYQIAPEQPLGDATIVPIRVTIIDPNGRPPVRLDFQWRKNTQTGNWQAYDMIAEGVSMITTKQNEWSDLLRTKGIDGLTAELQSISRQKITLDEKKQ; encoded by the coding sequence ATGTTTAAACGTCTATTAATGGTTGCCCTGCTGGTGGTTGCGCCGCTGGGTACCGCGATGGCGGCCGATCAAGCTAACCCTTACGCCGCAATGAAAGACGCGGCACAGAAAACCTTTGATCGCCTCAAAAATGAGCAGCCGAAAATCCGTGCGAACCCAGACTACCTGCGCGATGTTGTTGATCAGGAACTGCTGCCTTATGTGCAGGTGAAATACGCCGGTGCGTTGGTGCTGGGCCGTTATTACAAAGAAGCGACCCCCGCACAGCGTGAAGCCTATTTCGCTGCATTTCGCGAATACCTGAAACAGGCTTACGGCCAGGCGCTGGCAATGTATCACGGGCAGACCTATCAGATTGCGCCGGAGCAGCCGCTGGGCGATGCGACAATTGTGCCGATCCGCGTAACTATCATCGATCCAAATGGCCGTCCGCCGGTGCGCCTGGATTTCCAGTGGCGTAAAAACACGCAAACGGGCAACTGGCAGGCTTACGACATGATTGCCGAAGGGGTGAGCATGATCACCACCAAACAGAACGAATGGAGTGATCTGCTGCGTACCAAAGGTATCGACGGTTTAACCGCCGAGCTGCAATCTATTTCCCGCCAGAAAATTACCCTGGACGAGAAAAAGCAATGA
- a CDS encoding DMT family transporter yields MKQQAGIGIALALTTAMCWGALPIAMKQVLEVMEPPTVVFYRFLMAGIGLGLILGWKKKLPPLHLFRKPRWLVLLAIATGGLFGNFILFSSSLQYVSPTASQVIGQLSPVGMMVASVVILKERMRGTQVIGALMLICGLVMFFNTSLVEIFTRLTDYTRGVIFGVGAATVWVSYGVAQKVLLRRLASQQILFLLYTLCTVALLPLAKPAVLLQLNEWQLACLVFCGLNTLVGYGALAEAMARWQAAQVSALITLTPLFTLFFSDLLSMAWPDVFARPMLNLIGYLGAFVVVAGAMFSAIGHRLLGRWRNREVVATVPRSGE; encoded by the coding sequence ATGAAACAGCAGGCAGGCATTGGTATTGCGCTGGCTCTCACCACTGCGATGTGCTGGGGCGCATTACCCATCGCCATGAAGCAGGTGCTGGAAGTGATGGAACCGCCAACGGTGGTTTTTTATCGCTTCTTGATGGCAGGAATCGGCCTTGGTTTGATTCTCGGCTGGAAAAAAAAACTGCCCCCGCTGCATCTTTTTCGCAAGCCGCGCTGGTTAGTTTTGTTGGCAATTGCCACTGGTGGGCTGTTCGGGAATTTCATCCTCTTCAGCTCTTCCCTGCAATACGTTAGCCCGACGGCTTCTCAGGTGATCGGTCAGCTTTCGCCTGTAGGCATGATGGTCGCCAGCGTTGTTATCCTCAAAGAGAGAATGCGCGGCACCCAGGTTATCGGCGCGCTGATGCTTATCTGTGGTCTGGTGATGTTTTTTAACACCAGCCTGGTGGAGATTTTTACCCGCCTGACAGATTACACCAGGGGCGTGATTTTTGGCGTCGGAGCAGCCACGGTGTGGGTGAGTTACGGCGTCGCACAAAAAGTGTTATTGCGGCGCCTGGCCTCTCAGCAGATCCTCTTTTTGCTGTACACTTTGTGTACAGTTGCGTTATTGCCGCTGGCAAAACCCGCCGTGCTGCTTCAGTTGAATGAGTGGCAACTGGCTTGTCTGGTGTTTTGTGGCCTGAATACGCTGGTGGGTTATGGCGCGCTGGCGGAAGCGATGGCTCGCTGGCAGGCGGCGCAGGTGAGCGCATTAATCACGCTGACACCGCTCTTTACGCTGTTTTTTTCAGATTTATTATCAATGGCCTGGCCCGATGTTTTCGCCAGACCGATGTTAAACCTTATCGGTTATCTCGGTGCGTTTGTCGTGGTTGCGGGCGCGATGTTTTCCGCTATTGGTCATCGTCTTTTGGGACGCTGGCGTAATCGCGAAGTGGTCGCCACTGTGCCCCGCTCAGGCGAATGA
- the ibaG gene encoding BolA family iron metabolism protein IbaG, with translation MENHEIQTVLMNALSLQEAHVTGDGSHFQVVAVGEIFDGMSRVKKQQTIYGPLMEYIADNRIHALSIKAYTPAEWARDRKLNGF, from the coding sequence ATGGAAAATCATGAAATTCAGACGGTGCTGATGAACGCACTCTCTCTCCAGGAAGCCCACGTCACTGGCGATGGCAGTCACTTTCAGGTTGTCGCTGTGGGTGAGATTTTTGACGGCATGAGCCGGGTCAAGAAACAACAGACCATTTATGGCCCGCTGATGGAATACATTGCAGACAACCGTATCCATGCCCTGTCGATCAAAGCCTACACTCCGGCGGAGTGGGCGCGGGATCGCAAACTTAACGGCTTTTGA
- the mlaD gene encoding outer membrane lipid asymmetry maintenance protein MlaD: MQTKKSEIWVGVFLVLALLAGLFICLKAADVASMRTEPTYRVYATFDNIGGLKAHSPVRIGGVVIGRVADISLDPKTYLPRVALDIEERYNQIPDTSSLAIRTSGLLGEQYLALNVGFDDPEMGTSMLKEGSTIQDTKSAIVLEDLIGQFLYNSKGGDNKNSGDAAAHDAGNTQAAPSAGQTN, from the coding sequence ATGCAAACGAAAAAAAGTGAAATTTGGGTCGGTGTTTTCCTTGTGCTGGCGCTGCTGGCTGGACTCTTCATCTGCTTAAAAGCGGCGGATGTCGCCTCTATGCGCACCGAGCCGACTTACCGTGTCTATGCCACCTTTGACAATATTGGCGGTCTGAAAGCCCATTCGCCGGTAAGAATTGGCGGTGTGGTGATCGGGCGCGTTGCGGATATCTCTCTCGATCCCAAAACCTATCTGCCACGTGTCGCGCTGGATATTGAAGAACGTTACAACCAGATCCCGGATACCAGCTCGCTGGCGATCCGCACTTCCGGGTTGTTAGGTGAGCAGTATCTGGCGTTGAACGTTGGTTTTGACGATCCTGAGATGGGAACTTCTATGCTTAAAGAAGGAAGCACCATTCAGGATACCAAGTCCGCCATAGTGCTTGAGGATCTTATCGGACAATTCCTTTACAACAGTAAAGGCGGTGACAATAAGAATTCAGGCGATGCGGCAGCCCACGATGCAGGGAATACTCAAGCCGCACCGTCTGCTGGTCAGACGAATTAA
- the rpmA gene encoding 50S ribosomal protein L27, translated as MAHKKAGGSTRNGRDSEAKRLGVKRFGGEAVLAGSIIVRQRGTKFHAGSNVGCGRDHTLFALTDGKVKFEVKGPKNRKFISIVAE; from the coding sequence ATGGCACATAAAAAGGCTGGCGGCTCAACTCGTAACGGTCGCGATTCAGAAGCTAAACGTCTGGGCGTAAAACGCTTCGGCGGTGAAGCAGTTCTGGCAGGTAGCATCATCGTTCGTCAACGTGGCACCAAATTCCACGCTGGTTCTAACGTAGGTTGCGGCCGTGACCACACTCTGTTCGCTTTGACTGACGGTAAAGTTAAGTTCGAAGTTAAAGGCCCGAAAAACCGTAAATTCATCAGCATCGTTGCTGAATAA
- a CDS encoding calcium/sodium antiporter, translated as MLLATALLIIGLLLVVYSADRLVFAASILCRTFGVPPLIIGMTVVSIGTSLPEIITSVAASLHGQLDLAIGTAIGSNITNILLILGVAALLHPFTVHSDILRRELPLTLVASLLAGVVLYNGHLSRFDGIILLLLAVLWLVFIVKIARLAERQGNDSLTREQVAELPRDGSLSVAFLWLGVALIIMPMATRMVVDNATVVANYFAISELTIGLTVIAIGTGLPELATAIAGARKGEDDIAIGNIIGSNIFNIALVLGLPAMIAPGDFNPIAFTRDYGVMLLVSALFALICWRRKQISRSVGALLLGGFIVWLALLYWLSPLLTG; from the coding sequence ATGCTTTTAGCGACGGCGCTATTGATAATTGGTTTACTCTTAGTGGTCTACAGTGCCGATCGTCTGGTGTTCGCTGCTTCGATCCTTTGCCGCACATTCGGTGTACCGCCTTTAATCATCGGCATGACCGTTGTAAGCATCGGTACCTCACTACCGGAGATAATCACTTCCGTCGCCGCATCGCTGCATGGACAGTTGGATCTGGCTATCGGCACGGCGATCGGCTCTAACATTACCAATATCTTGTTGATCCTCGGCGTCGCCGCGCTTTTACACCCTTTTACCGTACATTCCGATATTCTGCGCCGCGAATTACCGTTAACCTTGGTAGCCAGTCTGCTGGCAGGCGTGGTGTTGTACAATGGGCACCTCAGCCGCTTTGACGGCATTATTTTACTGTTATTAGCCGTGCTATGGCTGGTGTTCATTGTTAAAATTGCCCGCCTGGCCGAGCGCCAGGGCAACGACAGTCTCACCCGAGAGCAGGTGGCGGAGTTACCGCGAGACGGCAGCCTCTCAGTCGCGTTCCTCTGGCTGGGCGTAGCGTTAATCATTATGCCAATGGCAACACGTATGGTGGTGGATAACGCGACAGTGGTAGCGAACTACTTTGCTATCAGCGAGCTGACCATTGGCCTGACGGTTATTGCTATCGGTACTGGCCTGCCTGAACTGGCGACAGCGATTGCCGGTGCGCGCAAAGGTGAAGATGATATTGCCATTGGCAATATTATTGGTTCAAACATCTTTAACATTGCTCTCGTGCTGGGTTTGCCCGCGATGATTGCGCCGGGCGACTTTAACCCGATAGCCTTTACGCGTGATTATGGCGTGATGTTGCTGGTCAGTGCCCTTTTTGCCCTGATTTGCTGGCGACGTAAGCAAATCAGCAGAAGCGTCGGCGCACTGTTATTGGGCGGGTTTATCGTGTGGCTGGCGCTGCTCTACTGGCTGTCGCCGCTTTTGACTGGATAA
- the rplU gene encoding 50S ribosomal protein L21, producing the protein MYAVFQSGGKQHRVSEGQTVRLEKLDIATGESVEFAEVLMIANGEEVKIGVPFVDGGVIKAEVVAHGRGEKVKIVKFRRRKHYRKQQGHRQWFTDVKITGISA; encoded by the coding sequence ATGTACGCAGTTTTCCAAAGTGGTGGTAAACAACACCGAGTAAGCGAAGGTCAGACCGTTCGCCTGGAAAAGCTGGACATCGCAACTGGCGAATCTGTTGAATTCGCTGAAGTTCTGATGATCGCAAACGGTGAAGAAGTCAAAATCGGCGTTCCTTTCGTTGATGGCGGCGTAATCAAAGCTGAAGTTGTTGCTCACGGTCGTGGCGAGAAAGTTAAAATCGTTAAGTTTCGTCGTCGTAAACACTACCGTAAGCAGCAGGGCCACCGTCAGTGGTTTACTGATGTGAAAATTACTGGCATCAGCGCCTAA
- the mlaE gene encoding lipid asymmetry maintenance ABC transporter permease subunit MlaE, translating to MLLNALASLGHRGIKTIATFGRAGLMLFNAVVGKPEFRKHAPLLVRQLYNVGVLSMLIIIVSGVFIGMVLGLQGYLVLTTYSAETSLGMLVALSLLRELGPVVAALLFAGRAGSALTAEIGLMRATEQLSSLEMMAVDPLRRVISPRFWAGVISLPLLTIIFVAVGIWGGSLVGVNWKGIDTGFFWTAMQNAVEWRMDLVNCLIKSVVFAITVTWIALFNGYDAIPTSAGISRATTRTVVHSSLAVLGLDFVLTALMFGN from the coding sequence ATGCTGCTAAATGCACTGGCATCGCTTGGGCACCGCGGGATCAAAACGATCGCGACGTTTGGGCGCGCCGGTTTGATGCTCTTTAATGCGGTGGTGGGTAAACCCGAATTCCGCAAACACGCACCGCTGCTGGTTCGCCAGCTTTACAATGTCGGCGTACTGTCGATGCTCATTATTATTGTTTCCGGCGTGTTTATCGGTATGGTGCTCGGTCTGCAGGGTTACCTGGTGTTGACCACCTACAGCGCCGAAACCAGTCTTGGCATGCTGGTGGCGCTGTCGTTGCTGCGCGAGTTGGGGCCGGTTGTCGCTGCGTTGCTGTTCGCCGGTCGAGCCGGTTCTGCATTGACTGCTGAGATTGGTTTGATGCGCGCGACCGAACAGCTTTCCAGCCTTGAAATGATGGCGGTTGATCCGCTGCGGCGCGTGATTTCGCCACGATTTTGGGCGGGAGTCATCTCGCTACCGCTGTTAACCATTATCTTTGTCGCTGTCGGTATTTGGGGCGGTTCGCTGGTTGGCGTTAACTGGAAGGGTATTGATACGGGCTTTTTCTGGACCGCGATGCAAAACGCCGTCGAGTGGCGAATGGATCTGGTTAACTGCCTGATTAAAAGCGTGGTGTTTGCCATCACCGTGACCTGGATTGCGTTATTTAATGGTTATGATGCGATCCCGACTTCTGCTGGCATTAGCCGGGCGACAACACGCACCGTTGTGCACTCCTCGTTGGCCGTGCTTGGCCTTGATTTTGTGCTCACCGCACTGATGTTTGGGAATTGA
- the ispB gene encoding octaprenyl diphosphate synthase, which translates to MNLEKINELTAHDMAGVNATILQQLNSDVQLINQLGYYIVSGGGKRIRPMIAVLAARAVGYEGNLHVTIAALIEFIHTATLLHDDVVDESDMRRGKATANAAFGNAASVLVGDFIYTRAFQMMTSLGSLKVLEVMSEAVNVIAEGEVLQLMNVNDPNITEENYMRVIYSKTARLFEAAAQCSGLLAGCTEAQEKGLQDYGRYLGTAFQLIDDLLDYSADGETLGKNTGDDLNEGKPTLPLLHAMHNGTPEQALMIREAIEQGNGRHLLEPVLEAMAACGSLEWTRRRAEEEADKAIAALQVLPDSPWRDALVGLAHIAVQRDR; encoded by the coding sequence ATGAATTTAGAAAAAATCAATGAGTTAACCGCGCACGATATGGCGGGTGTAAACGCGACGATTCTGCAACAACTCAACTCGGATGTTCAGTTAATCAACCAGTTGGGCTATTACATCGTAAGCGGCGGCGGCAAACGCATCCGTCCGATGATTGCCGTGTTGGCGGCGCGAGCCGTTGGCTACGAGGGCAATTTGCACGTCACTATTGCCGCATTAATCGAATTTATCCACACCGCGACCCTCCTCCATGACGATGTTGTGGATGAGTCCGACATGCGTCGCGGCAAAGCCACCGCTAACGCGGCCTTTGGCAACGCAGCGAGCGTGTTGGTCGGTGATTTTATCTACACCCGCGCTTTCCAGATGATGACCAGCCTCGGCTCGCTGAAAGTGCTGGAAGTAATGTCAGAAGCCGTAAACGTGATTGCTGAAGGCGAAGTCCTGCAGTTGATGAACGTCAACGACCCGAATATCACTGAAGAAAATTATATGCGCGTCATTTACAGCAAAACCGCCCGTCTGTTTGAAGCGGCGGCTCAGTGCTCCGGCTTGCTGGCTGGTTGTACGGAAGCGCAGGAAAAAGGGCTGCAGGATTATGGCCGCTACTTGGGTACGGCTTTTCAGCTCATCGACGATTTGCTTGATTACAGCGCAGACGGTGAAACACTCGGCAAAAACACTGGCGATGACCTGAATGAAGGCAAACCGACGTTACCGTTGTTACATGCCATGCATAACGGCACACCAGAACAAGCACTGATGATCCGCGAAGCTATAGAGCAAGGAAACGGCCGACACCTTCTGGAACCTGTTCTGGAAGCAATGGCGGCCTGCGGTTCACTGGAATGGACGCGTCGTCGTGCAGAAGAAGAAGCGGATAAAGCAATTGCTGCTCTACAGGTTCTGCCGGATTCACCGTGGCGCGACGCGCTGGTCGGCCTTGCCCACATCGCCGTTCAGCGCGATCGTTAA
- the sfsB gene encoding DNA-binding transcriptional regulator SfsB: METKLMDWHQADIIAGLRKKGTSLAAESRKNGLSSSTLANALTRSWPKGELIIARALDTDPWVIWPSRYHDPVTHEFIDKTKLIRKKGRKNKRSCK; encoded by the coding sequence ATGGAAACAAAATTAATGGACTGGCATCAGGCTGATATCATTGCCGGATTGCGTAAAAAAGGAACATCGCTGGCTGCGGAATCCCGTAAAAACGGGTTAAGCTCTTCAACCCTCGCTAACGCTCTGACCCGCTCCTGGCCAAAAGGGGAATTGATTATTGCTCGTGCACTGGATACCGATCCCTGGGTTATCTGGCCATCACGTTATCATGATCCTGTCACCCATGAATTTATCGATAAGACGAAGCTGATCAGGAAAAAAGGGAGGAAAAATAAGCGGTCATGCAAGTAG
- the murA gene encoding UDP-N-acetylglucosamine 1-carboxyvinyltransferase produces the protein MDKFRVQGPTRLQGEVTISGAKNAALPILFAALLAEEPVEIRNVPKLKDIDTTMKLLSQLGTKVERNGSVWIDAGDVNVFCAPYELVKTMRASIWALGPLVARFGQGQVSLPGGCAIGARPVDLHITGLEQLGAEIKLEEGYVKASVNGRLKGAHIVMDKVSVGATVTIMSAATLAEGTTIIENAAREPEIVDTANFLNTLGAKITGMGTDRITIEGVKRLGGGVYRVLPDRIETGTFLVAAAISGGKIVCRNAQPDTLDAVLAKLRDAGADIEVGEDWISLDMHGKRPKAVNVRTAPHPGFPTDMQAQFTLLNLVAEGTGVITETIFENRFMHIPELIRMGAHAEIESNTAICHGVEKLSGAQVMATDLRASASLVLAGCIAEGTTIVDRIYHIDRGYERIEDKLSALGANIERVKGE, from the coding sequence ATGGATAAGTTTCGTGTACAGGGGCCGACGCGTCTCCAGGGCGAAGTGACAATTTCAGGCGCGAAAAACGCCGCGCTGCCGATTCTTTTTGCCGCGTTGCTGGCGGAAGAGCCGGTTGAAATCCGTAACGTTCCGAAACTGAAAGATATCGATACCACCATGAAACTGCTTAGCCAGTTGGGCACCAAGGTGGAACGCAATGGATCCGTGTGGATCGATGCGGGCGACGTCAATGTTTTCTGCGCACCTTACGAGTTGGTGAAGACCATGCGCGCATCTATTTGGGCGCTGGGGCCGTTGGTGGCGCGTTTCGGTCAGGGGCAGGTCTCCCTGCCTGGCGGTTGTGCCATTGGCGCGCGTCCAGTGGATTTGCATATTACCGGTCTGGAACAACTGGGCGCGGAGATCAAGCTGGAAGAGGGCTATGTCAAAGCTTCCGTTAACGGGCGTCTGAAAGGCGCGCATATCGTGATGGATAAAGTAAGCGTCGGCGCGACAGTAACCATTATGTCTGCTGCGACGCTGGCGGAAGGCACGACCATTATCGAAAATGCCGCCCGTGAGCCGGAAATTGTTGATACGGCAAACTTCCTCAATACCCTCGGTGCAAAAATCACCGGTATGGGAACCGATCGCATTACCATCGAAGGGGTGAAACGCCTGGGCGGTGGTGTTTATCGTGTCCTGCCTGACCGTATCGAAACCGGGACTTTCCTGGTCGCGGCGGCGATCTCTGGCGGTAAAATTGTCTGTCGTAACGCTCAGCCGGATACGCTGGACGCGGTGCTGGCTAAGTTGCGCGATGCGGGTGCGGATATTGAGGTTGGCGAAGACTGGATTAGCCTTGATATGCATGGTAAGCGTCCGAAAGCGGTTAATGTGCGCACAGCTCCGCATCCGGGATTCCCGACCGATATGCAGGCGCAATTTACGCTGCTGAACCTGGTGGCTGAAGGTACGGGCGTTATCACCGAGACTATCTTCGAAAACCGTTTCATGCATATCCCTGAGCTGATCCGTATGGGTGCTCACGCAGAAATCGAAAGTAATACAGCGATTTGTCACGGTGTAGAAAAGCTCTCCGGTGCGCAAGTTATGGCAACCGATTTACGCGCTTCTGCAAGTCTTGTGCTGGCGGGGTGTATTGCGGAAGGAACCACCATCGTTGATCGTATCTATCATATCGATCGTGGCTACGAGCGTATTGAAGATAAACTCAGTGCGCTTGGCGCGAACATTGAGCGCGTCAAAGGCGAATAA